One stretch of Variovorax sp. TBS-050B DNA includes these proteins:
- a CDS encoding efflux RND transporter permease subunit — translation MNLSKFFIDRPIFAGVLSLLILIAGLIALRGLPISEYPEVAPPQVVVRAQYPGANPKVIAETVATPLEEQINGVEGMLYMGSQATTDGVMTLTVTFRLGTDPDKAQQLVQNRVAQAEPRLPEEVRRLGLTTVKSAPDITMVVHLVSPSGRYDIDYLRNYAVLNVKDRLARIEGVGQVQIWGGGEYAMRIWLDPQKVAQRGLSASDVVAAIRGQNVQAAAGVIGASPGLQGIDVQLSVNAQGRLSTEEEFGDIIVKTDAGGAVTRLRDISRIELGAADYSLRSLLDNDSAVGVGVFQSPGSNALDISANVRKTMVELNKNMPEGLEYRIAYDPTQFVRASIKSVIHTLLEAILLVVLVVILFLQTWRASIIPLLAVPVSVIGTFAVLHMLGFSINALSLFGLVLAIGIVVDDAIVVVENVERNIEAGLTPREATYRAMREVSGPIIAIALVLVAVFVPLAFISGLTGQFYRQFAVTIAISTVISAINSLTLSPALAALLLRGHDQPKDALTRGMDRAFGWLFRGFNKFFHRGSEAYSGGVKGVISRKTLMLAMYLALVAVTFGLFKAVPSGFVPTQDKQYLIGFAQLPDGATLDRTDDVIRRMGEIMKKNPNVEGTLAFPGLSINGFTNSSNSGIVFAMLKPFEERTRQDQSGGAVAGQLNQAFAGIQDAFIVMFPPPPVAGLGTTGGFKLQLEDRASLGYDQMDAAVKAFMAKASQAPELTGMFSSWQVNVPQLYADIDRTKARQLGVPVTDIFDTMQIYLGSLYANDFNKFGRTYSVRVQADAPYRARAEDIGMLKVRSTSGEMIPLSALMKVNPTFGPERAMRYNGYLTADINGGPAPGFSSGQAQDAIERIAAETLPKGIDFEWTDLTYQEILAGNSAIIVFPIAILLVFLVLAAQYESLTLPIAIILIVPMGLLAAMTGVWISGGDNNVFTQIGLIVLVGLSAKNAILIVEFARELEFAGRTPIQAAIEASRLRLRPILMTSLAFVMGVLPLVLSTGAGSEMRKAMGVAVFAGMIGVTAFGLFLTPVFYVLMRRLAGNRQLKQHGEVPHVEDFVSADHPAAPAAPSSHGGSGGGGLHPVPASPRPSHE, via the coding sequence ATGAATCTTTCCAAATTCTTCATCGACCGGCCGATCTTTGCCGGCGTGCTGTCGCTGCTGATCCTGATCGCAGGCCTGATCGCACTGCGCGGGCTGCCGATCTCGGAGTACCCCGAGGTCGCGCCGCCGCAGGTGGTGGTGCGCGCCCAGTATCCGGGCGCCAACCCCAAGGTGATCGCCGAGACGGTGGCCACGCCGCTCGAGGAGCAGATCAACGGCGTCGAGGGCATGCTCTACATGGGCAGCCAGGCCACCACCGACGGCGTGATGACGCTGACGGTGACCTTCCGCCTCGGCACCGACCCCGACAAGGCCCAGCAGCTGGTGCAGAACCGCGTGGCGCAGGCCGAACCCCGGCTGCCCGAGGAAGTGCGCCGGCTCGGCCTCACGACCGTCAAGAGCGCGCCGGACATCACGATGGTGGTGCACCTCGTGTCGCCCAGCGGCCGCTACGACATCGACTACCTGCGCAACTACGCGGTGCTCAACGTCAAGGACCGCCTGGCGCGCATCGAGGGCGTGGGCCAGGTGCAGATCTGGGGCGGCGGCGAGTACGCCATGCGCATCTGGCTCGACCCGCAGAAGGTCGCGCAGCGCGGCCTCTCGGCCAGCGACGTGGTGGCGGCGATCCGCGGCCAGAACGTGCAGGCCGCGGCCGGCGTGATCGGCGCCTCGCCGGGCCTGCAGGGCATCGACGTGCAGCTCTCGGTCAACGCCCAGGGCCGGCTGTCGACCGAGGAAGAGTTCGGCGACATCATCGTCAAGACCGATGCCGGCGGTGCGGTGACGCGCCTGCGCGACATCTCGCGCATCGAGCTCGGTGCCGCCGACTACTCGCTGCGCTCGCTGCTGGACAACGACTCCGCCGTGGGCGTGGGCGTGTTCCAGTCGCCGGGCTCCAACGCGCTCGACATCTCGGCCAACGTGCGCAAGACCATGGTCGAGCTCAACAAGAACATGCCCGAGGGCCTGGAGTACCGCATCGCCTACGACCCGACGCAGTTCGTGCGGGCCTCGATCAAGTCGGTGATCCACACGCTGCTCGAAGCCATCCTGCTGGTGGTGCTGGTGGTGATCCTGTTCCTGCAGACCTGGCGCGCCTCGATCATTCCGCTGCTGGCGGTGCCGGTGTCGGTGATCGGTACCTTCGCGGTGCTGCACATGCTGGGCTTCTCGATCAACGCGCTGAGCCTGTTCGGGCTGGTGCTGGCGATCGGCATCGTGGTGGACGACGCGATCGTGGTGGTGGAGAACGTCGAGCGCAACATCGAGGCCGGGCTCACGCCGCGTGAAGCCACCTACCGCGCGATGCGCGAGGTGTCGGGCCCGATCATCGCGATCGCGCTGGTGCTGGTGGCCGTGTTCGTGCCGCTGGCCTTCATCAGCGGCCTGACGGGGCAGTTCTACCGCCAGTTCGCGGTGACCATCGCGATCTCGACCGTGATCTCGGCGATCAACTCGCTCACGCTGTCGCCCGCGCTCGCGGCGCTGCTGCTGCGCGGCCACGACCAGCCCAAGGACGCGCTGACGCGCGGCATGGACCGGGCCTTCGGCTGGCTGTTCCGCGGCTTCAACAAGTTCTTCCACCGCGGCTCCGAGGCCTACAGCGGCGGCGTGAAGGGCGTGATCTCGCGCAAGACGCTGATGCTCGCGATGTACCTCGCGCTCGTGGCCGTGACCTTCGGGCTGTTCAAGGCGGTGCCCAGCGGCTTCGTGCCGACGCAGGACAAGCAGTACCTGATCGGCTTCGCGCAGCTGCCCGACGGCGCCACGCTCGACCGCACCGACGACGTGATCCGCCGCATGGGCGAGATCATGAAGAAGAACCCGAACGTCGAGGGCACGCTGGCCTTCCCCGGCCTGTCGATCAACGGCTTCACCAACAGCTCGAACTCGGGCATCGTGTTCGCCATGCTCAAGCCCTTCGAGGAGCGCACCCGCCAGGACCAGAGCGGCGGCGCGGTCGCGGGGCAGCTGAACCAGGCGTTCGCGGGCATCCAGGACGCGTTCATCGTGATGTTCCCGCCGCCCCCGGTGGCGGGCCTGGGCACCACGGGCGGCTTCAAGCTGCAGCTGGAAGACCGCGCTTCGCTCGGCTACGACCAGATGGACGCGGCGGTGAAGGCCTTCATGGCCAAGGCTTCGCAGGCGCCCGAGCTGACCGGCATGTTCTCGAGCTGGCAGGTCAACGTGCCGCAGCTCTATGCCGACATCGACCGCACCAAGGCGCGCCAGCTCGGCGTGCCGGTGACGGACATCTTCGACACGATGCAGATCTACCTCGGCAGCCTGTATGCGAACGACTTCAACAAGTTCGGCCGCACCTACAGCGTGCGCGTGCAGGCCGATGCGCCGTACCGCGCCCGCGCCGAGGACATTGGCATGCTCAAGGTGCGCTCCACCTCGGGCGAGATGATCCCGCTGTCGGCGCTGATGAAGGTGAACCCCACCTTCGGCCCGGAACGCGCGATGCGCTACAACGGCTACCTCACGGCCGACATCAACGGCGGGCCCGCACCCGGCTTCTCGTCGGGCCAGGCGCAGGACGCGATCGAGCGCATCGCCGCGGAGACGCTGCCCAAGGGCATCGACTTCGAGTGGACCGACCTGACGTACCAGGAAATCCTCGCGGGCAACTCGGCCATCATCGTGTTCCCGATCGCCATCCTGCTGGTGTTCCTGGTGCTGGCGGCGCAGTACGAGAGCCTGACGCTGCCGATCGCGATCATCCTGATCGTGCCGATGGGCCTGCTCGCCGCGATGACCGGGGTCTGGATCTCGGGGGGTGACAACAACGTCTTCACGCAGATCGGGCTGATCGTGCTGGTGGGGCTGAGTGCGAAGAACGCGATCCTGATCGTGGAGTTCGCCCGCGAGCTCGAGTTCGCCGGCCGCACGCCGATCCAGGCCGCGATCGAGGCCAGCCGGCTGCGCCTGCGCCCGATCCTGATGACCTCGCTGGCCTTCGTGATGGGCGTGCTGCCCCTGGTGCTGTCGACCGGCGCGGGCTCGGAGATGCGCAAGGCCATGGGCGTGGCGGTGTTCGCCGGGATGATCGGCGTGACGGCCTTCGGCCTGTTCCTGACGCCGGTGTTCTACGTGCTGATGCGCCGCCTCGCGGGCAACCGCCAGCTCAAGCAGCATGGCGAGGTGCCGCACGTCGAGGACTTCGTCTCGGCCGACCATCCGGCCGCGCCGGCCGCACCGTCGTCGCACGGCGGTTCGGGCGGCGGCGGGCTGCACCCGGTGCCGGCATCGCCCAGGCCTTCGCACGAGTGA
- a CDS encoding efflux RND transporter periplasmic adaptor subunit, with product MSNKNQNLSSAARKGLWPAVTGLTAVLAVAAAVLGMHSFKAEATAPAAAPQGTPVSVATVAPSEVNAWDEFSGRLEAVQRVDVRSRVAGAVQAVHFREGALVKQGDLLITIDPAPYAAEVERAEAQVASAQARQAFARSEQERAKRLWDEQAIAQREYDERVNASREADANLRAAQASLQSARLNLGYTQVRAPVAGRIGKLEITVGNLVAAGPGAPVLTTLVSVSPIYASFDVDEQVITRALKDLPSGSSARGQIESIPVQMGTAGLEGTPFAGKLQLIDNQVDARSGTVRVRASFDNKDGALIPGQFARIRMGQARNETALLVSERAIGTDQNKKFVMVVGDDNKAVYREVALGAPINGLRVVTKGLKAGDRVVVNGLQHIRPGALVVPQNVTMDAKADTKQQQPERVAEAAKS from the coding sequence ATGTCGAACAAGAACCAGAACCTTTCTTCCGCCGCCCGCAAGGGCCTGTGGCCCGCAGTCACCGGGCTGACCGCCGTGCTCGCCGTCGCCGCCGCGGTGCTGGGCATGCACAGCTTCAAGGCCGAGGCCACCGCGCCGGCCGCCGCGCCGCAGGGCACGCCGGTCTCGGTCGCCACCGTGGCGCCGAGCGAGGTCAACGCCTGGGACGAGTTCTCGGGCCGCCTCGAAGCGGTGCAGCGCGTGGACGTGCGCTCCCGCGTGGCCGGCGCGGTGCAGGCGGTGCACTTCCGCGAGGGCGCGCTGGTCAAGCAGGGCGACCTGCTGATCACCATCGATCCCGCGCCCTATGCCGCCGAAGTGGAGCGCGCCGAGGCGCAGGTCGCGTCGGCCCAGGCCCGCCAGGCTTTCGCCCGCAGCGAGCAGGAGCGCGCCAAGCGCCTCTGGGACGAGCAGGCGATCGCCCAGCGCGAGTACGACGAGCGCGTGAACGCCAGCCGCGAAGCCGACGCCAACCTGCGCGCCGCGCAGGCCTCGCTGCAGTCGGCGCGCCTGAACCTCGGCTACACCCAGGTGCGGGCGCCGGTGGCGGGCCGCATCGGCAAGCTCGAGATCACCGTCGGCAACCTCGTGGCCGCCGGTCCCGGCGCACCGGTGCTGACCACGCTGGTCTCGGTGAGCCCGATCTATGCGAGCTTCGATGTCGACGAGCAGGTGATCACCCGCGCGCTGAAGGACCTGCCCAGCGGTTCGAGCGCACGCGGCCAGATCGAGAGCATTCCCGTGCAGATGGGCACCGCCGGCCTGGAGGGCACGCCCTTCGCCGGCAAGCTGCAGCTGATCGACAACCAGGTCGACGCCCGCAGCGGCACGGTGCGGGTGCGCGCCTCGTTCGACAACAAGGACGGCGCGCTCATCCCGGGCCAGTTCGCCCGCATCCGCATGGGCCAGGCCCGCAACGAGACCGCGCTGCTGGTGAGCGAGCGCGCCATCGGCACCGACCAGAACAAGAAGTTCGTGATGGTCGTGGGCGACGACAACAAGGCCGTGTACCGCGAGGTCGCGCTCGGCGCGCCGATCAACGGCCTGCGCGTGGTCACCAAGGGCCTGAAGGCCGGCGACCGCGTGGTGGTGAACGGCCTGCAGCACATCCGCCCCGGCGCGCTGGTGGTGCCGCAGAACGTGACCATGGACGCGAAGGCCGACACGAAGCAACAACAACCGGAGCGCGTGGCCGAGGCCGCGAAGTCCTGA
- a CDS encoding alpha/beta hydrolase — MSPRPSSRSADAAALAAADGVEADLSIELPGRDPVDARVYGQRPRGETVPLVLHFHGGTFVCGTLDNGRNVARLLAGAGAVVVSVAYPLAPASPFPEPIEVGYAALEWLYKQRTKLGGKGAQVYLAGEEAGGNLAAAVALIARDRAHPPLAGQILLSPMLDPCAGTASLRKATNDAAECRWAKGWEKYLSCPSNAMHPYAVPSGSIRLSALAPALVLVGQDDAMRDEALTFAGRLRAAGIDVTSSVLPGAANWPKALYDPEPSGCKACEASVQQHFREFFSATTPPPAAPKPS, encoded by the coding sequence ATGTCGCCCCGTCCATCGTCCCGCTCTGCCGACGCCGCCGCGCTTGCCGCGGCCGACGGCGTGGAAGCCGATCTCTCGATCGAGCTGCCCGGCCGCGACCCGGTGGACGCCCGGGTGTACGGCCAGCGCCCGCGCGGCGAGACCGTGCCGCTGGTGCTGCATTTCCATGGCGGCACCTTCGTCTGCGGCACGCTCGACAACGGCCGCAACGTGGCGCGCCTGCTGGCCGGGGCCGGTGCGGTGGTGGTCTCCGTGGCCTATCCGCTGGCGCCCGCCTCGCCGTTCCCAGAGCCGATCGAAGTCGGCTATGCCGCGCTCGAATGGCTCTACAAGCAGCGCACCAAGCTGGGCGGCAAGGGCGCGCAGGTGTACCTCGCCGGCGAGGAAGCCGGCGGCAACCTCGCGGCCGCGGTGGCGCTGATCGCCCGCGACCGGGCCCATCCGCCGCTCGCCGGCCAGATCCTGTTGTCGCCGATGCTCGACCCCTGCGCCGGCACCGCCTCGCTGCGCAAGGCCACCAACGACGCGGCCGAATGCCGCTGGGCCAAGGGCTGGGAGAAGTACCTGAGCTGCCCGTCGAACGCGATGCACCCCTATGCGGTGCCGAGCGGCTCGATCCGCCTCTCGGCGCTGGCGCCCGCGCTGGTGCTGGTGGGCCAGGACGACGCGATGCGCGACGAGGCACTGACCTTCGCCGGCCGGCTGCGCGCCGCGGGCATCGACGTGACGAGCAGCGTGCTGCCCGGGGCCGCCAACTGGCCCAAGGCGCTGTACGACCCCGAACCCTCGGGCTGCAAGGCCTGCGAGGCGAGCGTGCAGCAGCACTTCCGCGAGTTCTTCAGCGCGACCACGCCGCCGCCGGCCGCGCCCAAGCCCAGCTAG
- a CDS encoding LysR family transcriptional regulator, with product MDQIQAMRIFVRVVEAGTFTRAADSLALPKGTVTKQIQALESRLRVKLLNRTTRRVTVTPDGAAYYERAARLLNDFDDIEASMTNANANPTGRLRIDVGTSVARLIILPALASFCDRYPDIQVDLGVSDRTVDLISDNVDCVIRAGELSDQSLVARRIGTLHFVTVASPAYVKRYGKPQHPNDIEKRHHVVSYFSGSTRRIYPHEFKKGDEYIELNGPYRVSVNESNAHLAAVLGGFGISQVISFQAEPLLETGELVELLPDWERDPLPIHVVYPPNRHLSAKVRAFVDWAADLFAGNPRLQRR from the coding sequence ATGGATCAAATCCAGGCAATGCGGATCTTCGTCCGCGTGGTGGAAGCCGGCACGTTCACGCGCGCCGCCGATTCGCTCGCCCTGCCCAAGGGCACGGTCACCAAGCAGATCCAGGCGCTGGAGTCGCGCCTGCGGGTGAAGCTGCTCAACCGCACCACCCGGCGCGTGACGGTCACGCCCGACGGCGCGGCCTACTACGAGCGCGCGGCGCGCCTGCTGAACGACTTCGACGACATCGAAGCCAGCATGACCAACGCCAACGCCAACCCGACGGGGCGATTGCGCATCGACGTCGGCACCTCGGTGGCGCGGCTCATCATCCTGCCGGCGCTGGCGAGCTTCTGCGACCGCTATCCCGACATCCAGGTCGACCTGGGCGTGAGCGACCGCACGGTCGACCTCATCAGCGACAACGTCGACTGCGTGATCCGCGCAGGCGAGCTCAGCGACCAGTCGCTGGTGGCGCGGCGCATCGGCACGCTGCATTTCGTGACCGTGGCGTCGCCCGCCTACGTCAAGCGCTACGGCAAGCCGCAGCATCCGAACGACATCGAGAAGCGCCACCACGTGGTGAGCTATTTCTCGGGCAGCACGCGGCGCATCTACCCGCACGAGTTCAAGAAGGGCGACGAGTACATCGAGCTCAACGGCCCCTACCGCGTGTCGGTCAACGAGAGCAATGCCCACCTCGCGGCCGTGCTCGGCGGCTTCGGCATCTCCCAGGTGATCAGCTTCCAGGCCGAGCCGCTGCTGGAGACCGGCGAGCTGGTCGAGCTGCTGCCCGACTGGGAGCGCGATCCGCTGCCGATCCACGTGGTCTACCCGCCCAACCGCCACCTGAGCGCGAAGGTCCGGGCCTTCGTCGACTGGGCGGCCGACCTGTTCGCCGGCAACCCGCGGCTGCAGCGGCGCTAG
- a CDS encoding LrgB family protein — MSTAPVKLFEIWTFLAQSPLLWLSLTLLAYLGALWLHAKSGRNPAVNPVLVSVIVIVAVLLATRTPYDTYFEGAKFVHFLIGPATVALAVPLYGQIARLRRLWLPIGVALFVGSVAAIVSAVGIAWALGGSQELLLSLAPKSATMPIAMGVAEKIGGLPSLAAVAAAVAGISGAIMATGLLNLIGIKEPAVRGFAVGMAAHGIGTARAIQVNETAGAFSALALGLNGIATALLVPLLIRLAAAL; from the coding sequence ATGAGCACCGCGCCCGTCAAGCTGTTCGAGATCTGGACCTTCCTCGCGCAGTCGCCGCTGTTGTGGCTGTCGCTCACGCTGCTGGCCTACCTCGGCGCGCTGTGGCTGCATGCGAAGAGCGGCCGCAATCCGGCGGTCAACCCAGTGCTGGTCTCGGTGATCGTCATCGTCGCGGTGCTGCTCGCCACGCGCACGCCGTACGACACCTACTTCGAGGGCGCGAAGTTCGTGCACTTCCTCATCGGCCCGGCCACCGTGGCGCTCGCGGTGCCGCTCTACGGGCAGATCGCGCGGCTCCGGCGGCTGTGGCTGCCGATCGGCGTGGCGCTGTTCGTGGGCTCCGTGGCGGCGATCGTCTCGGCCGTCGGCATCGCCTGGGCGCTCGGCGGCTCGCAGGAACTGCTGCTGTCGCTCGCGCCCAAGTCGGCCACCATGCCCATCGCCATGGGCGTGGCCGAGAAGATCGGCGGCCTGCCGTCGCTGGCCGCGGTGGCCGCGGCGGTCGCGGGCATTTCGGGCGCGATCATGGCCACCGGCCTGCTCAACCTGATCGGCATCAAGGAGCCGGCGGTGCGGGGCTTCGCGGTGGGCATGGCCGCGCACGGCATCGGTACGGCGCGCGCGATCCAGGTCAACGAGACGGCGGGCGCGTTCTCGGCGCTCGCGCTCGGGCTCAACGGCATCGCGACGGCGCTGCTGGTGCCGTTGCTGATCCGGCTGGCGGCGGCGCTCTAG
- a CDS encoding CidA/LrgA family protein has protein sequence MLHAITTLFLCQLAGELLVQWLRLPIPGPLIGMLLLFVALLVRGRVPEALEATSGHLLRNLMLLFIPAVTGVMLHFERVGREWLPFLAAGIVGAAFTMTVTALTLRWMIRITGKNAE, from the coding sequence ATGCTCCACGCCATCACCACGCTCTTTCTGTGCCAGCTCGCGGGCGAACTGCTCGTGCAGTGGCTGCGCCTGCCGATCCCCGGTCCGCTGATCGGCATGCTGCTGCTCTTCGTGGCGCTGCTCGTGCGCGGCCGCGTGCCCGAGGCGCTGGAGGCCACCTCGGGCCATCTGCTGCGCAACCTGATGCTGCTGTTCATTCCGGCCGTGACCGGCGTGATGCTGCATTTCGAGCGCGTCGGGCGCGAGTGGCTGCCGTTCCTCGCGGCGGGCATCGTGGGTGCGGCCTTCACCATGACGGTGACCGCGCTCACGCTGCGCTGGATGATCCGCATCACCGGAAAGAACGCCGAATGA
- the cbiB gene encoding adenosylcobinamide-phosphate synthase CbiB, with the protein MQAPGSSALSLVLIAALWLALAIDRWLGEPPARWHPVVWIGRYLGWTGARIAPPAAQARPVDWPRFGCGALVWCVGAIATGAVAAAVQGAAVQGLPAWAAALVLGLALKPLFAWRMLRDEVLAVEAALGDSLAAGRARLARLVSRDVEALGEREVRESAIESLAENLNDSLVAPLFWFVLLGLPGAAVYRFANTADAMWGYRGERQGRDWTWFGKWAARADDLLSWLPARITALLLALAAGRWPRGLAREAGRTPSPNSGWPMAAMALLLGVRLAKPGVYALNAEVRAAGADDTRRSARIGGRAVLAWAACASLALVAV; encoded by the coding sequence CTGCAAGCACCAGGATCGTCCGCGCTTTCGCTGGTTTTGATCGCCGCGCTGTGGCTCGCGCTGGCCATCGACCGCTGGCTCGGCGAGCCGCCCGCGCGCTGGCATCCGGTGGTGTGGATCGGCCGCTACCTGGGCTGGACCGGCGCGCGCATCGCACCGCCGGCGGCGCAGGCACGGCCGGTGGATTGGCCGCGCTTTGGCTGCGGCGCGCTGGTGTGGTGCGTGGGGGCGATCGCCACCGGTGCGGTGGCCGCGGCCGTGCAGGGGGCGGCGGTGCAGGGGCTGCCGGCCTGGGCGGCGGCGCTGGTGCTCGGGCTCGCGCTCAAGCCGCTCTTTGCATGGCGCATGCTGCGTGACGAAGTGCTGGCGGTCGAGGCGGCGCTGGGCGATTCGCTGGCCGCGGGCCGCGCACGGCTCGCGCGGCTGGTAAGCCGCGACGTGGAGGCGCTCGGCGAACGCGAGGTGCGCGAGAGCGCGATCGAATCGCTGGCCGAGAACCTCAACGATTCGCTCGTGGCGCCGTTGTTCTGGTTCGTGCTGCTCGGCCTGCCCGGCGCGGCGGTCTACCGCTTCGCGAACACGGCCGATGCGATGTGGGGCTACCGCGGCGAACGCCAGGGGCGCGACTGGACCTGGTTCGGCAAATGGGCCGCGCGCGCCGACGACCTGCTCTCGTGGCTGCCGGCACGGATCACGGCGCTGCTGCTCGCGCTCGCGGCCGGGCGCTGGCCGCGCGGCCTGGCGCGCGAGGCAGGGCGCACGCCTTCGCCCAACAGCGGCTGGCCGATGGCGGCGATGGCGCTGCTGCTCGGCGTGCGGCTCGCGAAGCCGGGCGTCTACGCGCTGAACGCCGAGGTCCGGGCGGCCGGCGCGGACGACACGCGGCGCAGTGCGCGGATCGGGGGCCGGGCGGTGCTGGCCTGGGCCGCCTGCGCATCGCTGGCGCTGGTGGCGGTGTAG
- the cobO gene encoding cob(I)yrinic acid a,c-diamide adenosyltransferase, whose product MQIETPPTDKPYDKPEGERRGLVIVNTGDGKGKSTAAFGLALRAHGRGKAVKIYQFMKVPTARFGEHRMFEQIGIPIEGLGDGFSWKSQDLERSAQLARDGCERARAAILAGEHFLVVLDEITYPLIYGWLPLEGVLETLRTRPAHVHVVLTGRRCPPEIVELADTVTEMTMVKHAFKAGIPAQRGIED is encoded by the coding sequence ATGCAAATAGAAACCCCACCCACCGACAAGCCCTACGACAAGCCCGAAGGCGAGCGCCGCGGCCTCGTGATCGTCAACACCGGCGACGGCAAGGGCAAGAGCACCGCGGCCTTCGGCTTGGCGCTGCGCGCGCACGGCCGCGGCAAGGCCGTGAAGATCTACCAGTTCATGAAGGTGCCGACGGCGCGCTTCGGCGAGCACCGCATGTTCGAGCAGATCGGCATTCCGATCGAAGGGCTCGGCGACGGCTTCAGCTGGAAGAGCCAGGACCTCGAACGCTCCGCACAGCTCGCGCGCGACGGCTGCGAGAGGGCGAGGGCGGCGATCCTCGCGGGCGAGCACTTTCTGGTCGTGCTCGACGAGATCACCTATCCGCTGATCTACGGATGGCTGCCGCTCGAAGGCGTGCTCGAGACGCTGCGCACGCGGCCGGCCCATGTGCACGTGGTGCTCACCGGCCGCCGCTGCCCGCCCGAGATCGTCGAGCTGGCCGACACCGTGACCGAGATGACGATGGTCAAGCATGCCTTCAAGGCCGGCATTCCCGCGCAGCGCGGCATCGAGGATTGA
- a CDS encoding ABC transporter ATP-binding protein: MSATRRPEAARTAASPVNAPALEACGVTARLGSAEVLHGIDLAIGARRWTSIVGPNGAGKSTLLKVLAGLLAHRGEVRLFGEAAAQLSHRVRAQRLSWLGQSGAAGEGSADDLMVYDIAMLGRLPHQRWLATPSAADHRAVERALRSTQAWDWRERPLGQLSGGERQRVLLARALAVEAELLLMDEPLANLDPPHQADWMQAVRALVAEGRTVVSVLHELPMALAADELVVMDQGRVVHHGASDDPATHAALERVFDHRIRVHWVAEQWIALPE, from the coding sequence ATGAGCGCCACCCGGCGGCCCGAAGCGGCCCGCACCGCAGCCAGTCCGGTGAACGCCCCCGCGCTCGAAGCATGCGGCGTGACTGCCCGGCTCGGCAGCGCCGAGGTGCTGCACGGCATCGACCTGGCGATCGGCGCCAGGCGCTGGACCAGCATCGTCGGGCCGAACGGCGCGGGCAAGTCGACGCTGCTCAAGGTGCTCGCGGGCCTGCTCGCCCACCGCGGCGAGGTGCGGCTGTTCGGCGAGGCTGCGGCGCAGCTTTCGCACCGCGTGCGCGCGCAGCGGCTCTCGTGGCTCGGCCAGAGCGGCGCGGCGGGCGAGGGCAGTGCCGACGACCTGATGGTCTACGACATCGCGATGCTCGGCCGCCTGCCGCACCAGCGCTGGCTGGCGACGCCGAGCGCGGCCGACCATCGCGCGGTGGAGCGCGCGCTGCGCAGCACCCAGGCCTGGGACTGGCGCGAGCGCCCGCTCGGCCAGCTCTCGGGCGGCGAGCGCCAGCGCGTGCTGCTGGCGCGCGCGCTCGCGGTCGAGGCCGAACTGCTGTTGATGGACGAACCGCTCGCCAACCTCGACCCGCCGCACCAGGCCGACTGGATGCAGGCCGTGCGCGCCCTCGTGGCCGAAGGCCGCACGGTGGTCAGCGTGCTGCACGAACTGCCGATGGCGCTGGCCGCCGACGAACTCGTGGTGATGGACCAGGGCCGCGTGGTGCACCACGGCGCCAGCGACGATCCCGCCACGCACGCCGCCCTCGAACGCGTGTTCGACCACCGCATCCGGGTGCACTGGGTGGCGGAGCAATGGATTGCGTTGCCGGAATGA
- a CDS encoding iron ABC transporter permease, producing MHTQHQRRVWLVGAALLGLGAALAVLGLGIGSTGYQSLLAAGRDPVALQIVWDIRLPRTLGAWLAGALLGLAGAVAQGLFRNPLADPYLLGSASGASLGVAVALMLFGGTAAHAQWAMRLGLTGAAFVGAVLAVMLTLTLARGVQQTLRLLLAGVIVGVVLGAVKDLITIASADVLQAIQGFIMGSTGLVGWSACAVMAIVGAVCLLAGWALAPLLDGLSLGEATARSLGLPLAGMRAALVVVLALATGAAVAQTGLIAFVGLASPHLVRSLVKTTHARLIVLSAAMGGLLLMSADLLARWLIAPQELPVGVLTAVLGGSYLLWLMHRRSARGGMA from the coding sequence ATGCACACGCAGCACCAGCGCCGCGTCTGGCTGGTCGGCGCGGCGCTGCTCGGCCTGGGCGCCGCGCTCGCCGTGCTCGGCCTCGGCATCGGCAGCACCGGCTACCAAAGCCTGCTGGCGGCCGGGCGCGATCCGGTGGCGCTGCAGATCGTCTGGGACATCCGCCTGCCGCGCACCCTCGGCGCCTGGCTCGCGGGCGCGCTGCTCGGGCTGGCGGGCGCGGTGGCGCAGGGGCTGTTCCGCAACCCGCTCGCCGATCCCTACCTGCTCGGCAGCGCCTCGGGCGCCTCGCTCGGCGTGGCCGTGGCGCTGATGCTGTTCGGCGGCACCGCCGCGCATGCGCAATGGGCGATGCGCCTCGGGCTCACGGGCGCGGCCTTCGTCGGCGCGGTGCTCGCGGTGATGCTCACGCTCACGCTGGCGCGCGGCGTGCAGCAGACGCTGCGGCTGCTGCTGGCGGGGGTGATCGTCGGCGTGGTGCTCGGCGCGGTGAAGGACCTGATCACCATCGCCTCGGCCGACGTGCTGCAGGCGATCCAGGGCTTCATCATGGGCAGCACCGGCCTGGTCGGCTGGAGCGCATGCGCGGTGATGGCGATCGTCGGCGCGGTCTGCCTGCTGGCGGGCTGGGCGCTCGCGCCGCTGCTCGACGGGCTGTCGCTCGGCGAAGCCACCGCGCGCAGCCTGGGCCTGCCGCTCGCCGGCATGCGCGCGGCGCTGGTGGTGGTGCTCGCGCTGGCCACCGGCGCGGCCGTCGCGCAGACGGGCCTGATCGCCTTCGTGGGCCTGGCCTCGCCGCACCTCGTGCGCTCGCTGGTCAAGACCACGCATGCGCGGCTGATCGTGCTGTCGGCCGCGATGGGCGGCCTGCTGCTGATGTCGGCCGACCTGCTCGCGCGCTGGCTGATCGCGCCGCAGGAGCTGCCCGTGGGCGTGCTCACCGCGGTGCTCGGCGGCAGCTACCTGCTGTGGCTGATGCACCGGCGCAGCGCGCGCGGAGGGATGGCATGA